A single window of Rhizophagus irregularis chromosome 32, complete sequence DNA harbors:
- a CDS encoding uncharacterized protein (SECRETED:cutsite_VNT-IP; SECRETED:prob_0.8587); SECRETED:SignalP(1-19), with the protein MNRNFIFVSLLATLSTVNTIPHQLYNRTNTFGPCSKAPPETVLLNVVLSPDPVIAGKNDTFTIDAKFNVEVTTSTKVVAEFANCNS; encoded by the coding sequence atgaacagaaattttatttttgtgagTTTATTGGCTACTCTTTCCACAGTCAATACTATTCCACATCAACTTTATAATAGAACTAATACCTTTGGACCATGTTCTAAGGCTCCTCCTGAAACAGTCTTACTCAATGTAGTACTTTCGCCTGATCCTGTTATTGCTGGAAAAAATGACACTTTTACTATTGatgcaaaatttaatgtaGAAGTTACCACTAGTACTAAAGTCGTGGCTGAATTTGCAAATTGCAATTCctga